Proteins encoded by one window of Fusarium graminearum PH-1 chromosome 1, whole genome shotgun sequence:
- a CDS encoding general amino-acid permease GAP1 has product MAPHDVERGSISKMKEESLAPGSSFSMREPEYADILPPSYWGRFVDGFRRDQRSSLFTNDPLGQQEGLGRVHDGAHYYDLQSAMLETANSGLARELKGRHLQMIAIGGSIGTGLFVASGRALADGGPASILLAFTIVGAMLFCTCQALGELAVIFPIAGSFSSWATRFIDPSWGFAMGWNYAMQWLIVLPLEIIAASLTLSYWDESLTRAIFVSAFLVLIIVINMFGVKGYGEAEFIFSIIKVIAVIGFILLGIVLNCGGTPDSGYIGGRFWHEPGAFNNGFKGMCNVFVTAAFSFAGTELIGLAAAETANPRKSLPTALKQVFWRITLFYIVALTLVGLLVPYNDPRLTKGTSDADAAASPFVIAIEEAGIQVLPSVMNAVILCAVLSVGNSAVFGSSRTLAALANLRQAPKILGYVDRKGRPLVAIAIASAFGLIAFLADLPQQGAVLDWLMSISGLSTIITWGSICVCHIRFRRAWAARGRSVSELPFQSQVGVVGSWIGITLNVLVLIAQFWVGAFPIGWQDLTSSQVAQNFFHKWVGAPCVLAFYIFHKLYFRTTFVRTRDMDVDTGRRDFNVPILVAQEKQERARWPRWKRYYKFMC; this is encoded by the exons ATGGCTCCCCACGATGTCGAGCGCGGCAGCATTagcaagatgaaggaggagtCCCTTGCTCCGGGGAGCTCCTTCAGCATGCGTGAGCCCGAATACGCCGATATTCTTCCACCATCGTACTGGGGCCGCTTCGTTGATGGCTTCAGACGAGACCAACGGTCGAGCTTGTTCACCAACGACCCACTCGGGCAGCAGGAGGGATTGGGAAGAGTCCATGATGGAGCGCATTACTATGATCTTCAGAGCGCTATGCTAGAAACGGCCAATTCAGGCCTGGCGAGAGAATTGAAGGGCCGACATTTACAGATGATTGCAATTGGAGGTTCTATAG GGACTGGACTCTTTGTCGCATCAGGAAGAGCTCTGGCAGATGGAGGTCCAGCATCAATACTGCTAGCTTTCACTATTGTGGGAGCCATGCTCTTTTGTACATGCCAGGCGCTAGGTGAACTCGCAGTCATTTTCCCCATCGCTGGATCGTTTTCATCTTGGGCAACTCGATTTATTGACCCTTCATGGGGTTTCGCAATGGGATGGAA CTACGCAATGCAATGGTTGATTGTGTTACCGCTTGAGATCATCGCCGCATCTCTAACCCTCTCATACTGGGACGAAAGTCTTACCCGCGCCATCTTCGTCTCAGCGTTTCTCGTactcatcatcgtcatcaataTGTTTGGTGTAAAAGGCTATGGTGAAGCCGAATTTATCTTTTCTATAATAAAGGTCATTGCCGTCATTGGCTTCAT ccttcttggcatAGTTCTCAACTGTGGCGGAACGCCAGACAGCGGTTATATTGGCGGCCGTTTCTGGCATGAACCTGGTGCTTTCAACAACGGTTTCAAAGGAATGTGCAACGTTTTTGTCACAGCCGCATTTTCTTTCGCTGGCACCGAGCTTATTGGCCTCGCTGCCGCTGAAACTGCCAATCCACGAAAGTCATTACCAACAGCTTTAAAGCAGGTGTTCTGGCGGATTACTCTTTTCTATATCGTTGCCCTTACGTTGGTAGGGTTGCTTGTTCCATACAACGACCCCCGACTTACCAAGGGTACTAGCGACGCAGATGCAGCTGCATCACCTTTTGTTATTGCTATCGAAGAAGCGGGTATTCAAGTTCTACCTTCGGTCATGAACGCAGTTATCCTTTGCGCCGTTCTATCTGTTGGAAACTCGGCCGTGTTTGGATCTTCACGTACCCTCGCCGCTCTCGCAAACCTTCGACAAGCTCCAAAGATCTTGGGATATGTAGATCGTAAAGGTCGCCCACTTGtcgccattgccattgcGAGTGCCTTTGGTCTTATTGCCTTCCTTGCTGATCTCCCCCAGCAAGGGGCTGTACTCGACTGGCTCATGTCCATATCAGGTCTATCAACGATTATTACATGGGGCTCGATCTGCGTCTGCCATATTCGCTTCCGCCGTGCCTGGGCCGCTCGTGGGCGCTCTGTCTCGGAACTGCCCTTTCAGTCTCAAGTTGGTGTCGTGGGCTCATGGATCGGCATCACCCTCAACGTCCTCGTCCTTATCGCTCAGTTCTGGGTCGGAGCATTTCCCATAGGCTGGCAGGACTTGACGAGCTCTCAGGTAGCGCAGAACTTCTTCCACAAATGGGTTGGCGCACCTTGCGTCCTGGCCTTTTACATTTTCCACAAGCTGTATTTCCGCACCACGTTTGTAAGAACTCGAGATATGGACGTTGATACTGGACGCCGAGATTTCAACGTTCCTATACTTGTAgctcaagagaagcaagagcGCGCACGCTGGCCGCGGTGGAAGAGATACTATAAATTTATGTGCTGA
- a CDS encoding mannosyl-oligosaccharide 1,2-alpha-mannosidase, whose protein sequence is MIRDPFNLHRNINTFNRPPTRNIPSPSRVEADEVAMAFSMPRTAPDFNSRQRELEDKFWGSGQRSGKSDRLPMYKDKPYASPYDDEDRPWWKRKKVLGIIALVFTLLYWFGSSSKSPKKRTVTTDWSFAGLSKHDKKVDWDHRRDRVVEAFELSWDAYRRHAWGSDEFHPITKTGENMAPKGLGWIIIDSLDTMILMNLTSRLQDARQWISESLTWDQDQDVNTFETTIRMMGGLLSAHYLSTEFPGLAPLAEDDEGAIGEDLYLEKAKDLADRLMSAFESPSGIPYASVNLQKFQGIESHADNGASSTAEATTLQLEFKYLAKLTGEKDFWDRVEKVMKVVDDQGAEDGLVPIFIYASTGKFKDENIRLGSRGDSYYEYLIKQYLQTNKKEPIYRDMWYDALEGVRKHLVTYTSKQKFTIIGERPNGLSNALSPKMDHLVCFMPGTMALAATEGLTEAEARKLPTWSKKNEEDMKLARELTETCWGMYKYMATGLAAEITYFEIDDKPPAYGNPRQGPANFEPSPEAEWRKDFTVKSGDVHNLQRPETVESLFYMWRITNDNQYREWGWEMFKSFMNHTAVRNGGGFTSLRNANVVPPKVRDNMESFWLAETLKYFYLLFSPPDLLPLDKVVINTEGHPLPRFDMGHLFTTGWQRQPRDASGKIAKMVKIDGDVKEAVMQDTKKVT, encoded by the exons ATGATTCGAGATCCGTTCAACCTCCACCGAAACATAAACACTTTTAATCGACCGCCAACTCGAAATATTCCTTCGCCATCGCGGGTCGAGGCTGATGAAGTAGCTATGGCCTTCTCTATGCCCCGAACCGCTCCGGACTTCAATAGCCGTCAAAGAGAGCTCGAAGACAAATTCTGGGGTTCTGGACAGAGATCTGGCAAGTCAGATCGATTACCGATGTACAAAGACAAACCCTACGCGTCGCCatacgacgacgaggacCGGCCATGGTGGAAACGTAAGAAGGTGCTGGGCATCATTGCCCTCGTCTTTACGTTACTATACTGGTTCGGATCTTCCTCCAAGTCACCTAAGAAGAGAACCGTAACGACCGACTGGAGCTTTGCAGGCTTGTCCAAACATGATAAGAAGGTGGATTGGGATCACAGAAGAGACCGCGTGGTGGAAGCATTCGAGTTGAGCTGGGATGCTTACAGGCGTCATGCTTGGG GATCCGACGAATTTCACCCTATCACCAAGACAGGCGAGAACATGGCACCAAAAGGGCTCGGTTGGATCATCATTGACTCACTGGACACCATGATCCtgatgaacttgacatcTCGCCTTCAAGACGCCCGCCAATGGATCTCGGAGTCTTTGACGTGggatcaagatcaagatgtGAACACCTTCGAAACCACCATTCGCATGATGGGCGGTCTTCTCAGCGCACACTACCTATCCACCGAGTTTCCAGGTCTTGCTCCACTCGCggaggatgacgagggaGCCATTGGGGAGGACTTGTATCTGGAGAAGGCCAAAGATCTAGCTGATCGTCTCATGAGCGCTTTCGAATCCCCTTCTGGTATCCCCTATGCAAGCGTCAATCTTCAAAAATTCCAGGGTATCGAATCGCACGCCGATAACGGGGCGTCGTCGACCGCCGAAGCTACAACCCTCCAACTCGAGTTCAAGTACCTTGCAAAACTCACGGGAGAGAAGGACTTTTGGGATAGAGTTGAAAAGGTCATGAAGGTTGTCGATGACCAGGGGGCCGAAGACGGCTTGGTTCCCATCTTCATCTATGCGAGCACAGGAAAGTTCAAGGACGAAAACATCCGACTCGGGAGCCGTGGCGACTCATACTACGAATATCTTATTAAGCAGTATCTCCAAACGAACAAGAAGGAGCCTATTTATAGAGATATGTGGTACGACGCCCTTGAGGGTGTCCGCAAGCACCTTGTCACCTACACGTCGAAACAGAAGTTCACCATCATCGGAGAGCGACCTAATGGGTTGAGCAATGCCCTTAGCCCCAAGATGGATCATCTTGTATGCTTCATGCCCGGAACAATGGCATTGGCGGCCACAGAGGGTCTCACGGAGGCCGAGGCACGCAAGCTCCCTACGTGGTCAAAGAAGaacgaagaagacatgaAATTGGCGCGTGAGTTAACGGAGACATGCTGGGGCATGTACAAATACATGGCAACTGGGCTGGCAGCCGAAATTACCTATTTTGAAATTGATGATAAACCACCGGCTTATGGCAACCCTCGCCAGGGGCCAGCCAACTTTGAACCAAGCCCAGAGGCGGAATGGCGTAAAGATTTCACTGTCAAGTCTGGCGATGTTCACAATCTCCAACGACCAGAGACAGTTGAAAGTCTGTTCTACATGTGGAGAATTACCAACGATAACCAATACCGTGAATGGGGCTGGGAAATGTTCAAATCTTTCATGAACCACACAGCTGTGAGGAACGGAGGAGGTTTTACGAGCTTGCGCAACGCCAATGTCGTGCCACCCAAGGTGCGCGACAATATGGAAAGCTTTTGGTTG GCCGAAACGCTCAAGTACTTTTACCTCTTGTTCTCACCCCCGGATCTCCTGCCTCTGGACAAGGTTGTTATCAATACTGAAGGACACCCGCTGCCTCGGTTTGATATGGGACATCTGTTTACGACTGGATGGcaaagacagccaagggaTGCCAGTGGtaagattgccaagatggtcAAAATTGATGGCGATGTGAAGGAGGCGGTCATGCAGGATACCAAAAAGGTGACTTAG
- a CDS encoding zinc-finger transcription factor ace1 has product MSFSHPRRRTPVTRPDCDTENALSFKNSSTLRKGATFHSPTSPSLTSDIAFVPPTLPRAQSHLDDVVDANRRRVALTLNDIDEALAKTQELSLSSMSKPMTLRDTGLPIPRGFLEGPIVDPKMTKEEERRTLRPRGRTSRALEDHSDSGLGTSVASTNEKRGAVTASKEAKVQTRCLTRSAAAAAATGKLPSLGSKAFSRIHEHTLRPLLAKPTLKEFKPIVLDIPRRIQSKEIICLRDLEKTLIFMAPATVEYLSDREQIRPADRPYTNGYFLDLKDQILEYGKQLAAKNSGDEMDIDASDEIKLVGGLSVNGRPAELVRVRKDGTYISLDTGKPVETDDDAPMKMKRSLSQQLEDEEEIQRSMARRKKNASPEELAPKKCREPGCNKEFKRPCDLTKHEKTHSRPWKCPVSTCKYHTYGWPTEKEMDRHHNDKHSAAPAMYECSFKPCPYKSKLAVHCW; this is encoded by the exons ATGTCCTTCTCCCACCCTCGTCGAAGGACTCCGGTGACTCGTCCGGACTGCGACACCGAGAATGCCTTGTCTTTTAAGAACAGCTCTACCCTCCGTAAGGGTGCGACCTTCCACTCTCCTACATCACCATCTTTGACTTCGGACATTGCCTTTGTCCCTCCTACTTTGCCTCGAGCCCAGTCCCATCTGGATGATGTCGTCGATGCCAACCGTCGACGTGTGGCCTTGACTCTCAACGACATCGACGAGGCTCTTGCCAAGACCCAAGAGCTCTCTCTGTCATCCATGTCAAAGCCCATGACTCTTCGCGACACCGGTCTTCCTATCCCTCGCGGCTTCCTCGAGGGACCTATCGTCGATCCCAAGatgacaaaagaagaagagaggcgcACCCTGCGCCCCAGAGGCCGCACTTCGCGGGCTCTTGAGGACCATTCCGATAGCGGTTTGGGTACATCAGTAGCTTCCACAAACGAGAAGCGGGGCGCGGTCACTGCATCAAAGGAGGCAAAGGTGCAAACACGATGCCTCACAAGatccgccgccgccgccgcagcAACGGGGAAGCTCCCTTCACTGGGATCAAAAGCTTTCAGCCGTATTCACGAGCACACTTTACGCCCTTTGTTGGCCAAGCCGACCCTAAAAGAGTTCAAGCCTATTGTGCTTGACATTCCTAGGAGAATTCAATCAAAGGAAATTATTTGCTTGCGAGATCTTGAGAAAACCCTGATCTTTATGGCACCG GCGACAGTCGAATATCTTAGCGACCGCGAACAAATTCGACCCGCAGACCGGCCTTACACTAACGGATACTTCCTCGACCTTAAGGATCAGATTTTAGAATACGGAAAACAACTTGCCGCCAAGAACAGCGGCGACGAAATGGATATCGACGC ATCTGATGAGATCAAGCTCGTCGGTGGCCTTTCTGTGAACGGTCGTCCTGCTGAGCTCGTTCGTGTTCGCAAGGACGGCACTTACATTTCCCTGGACACTGGCAAGCCTGTCGAGACAGACGACGACGCGCCAATGAAAATGAAGCGCTCCCTTAGTCAACagctggaggatgaggaggagatccagCGATCTATGGCTCGTCGCAAGAAGAACGCTTCTCCCGAGGAACTGGCCCCCAAGAAATGCCGTGAGCCTGGCTGCAACAAAGAGTTCAAGAGGCCATGCGATTTAACAAAGCACGAAAAGACCCACTCTCGCCCTTGGAAGTGCCCTGTCTCGACTTGCAAGTACCACACCTATGGCTGGCCCactgagaaggagatggatCGTCACCACAACGACAAGCACTCTGCTGCCCCCGCCATGTATGAGTGCTCGTTTAAACCGTGCCCCTACAAGTCAAAGC TTGCCGTCCATTGCTGGTAG
- a CDS encoding dolichyl-phosphate-mannose-protein mannosyltransferase 4: MARSSSPSQGSLRQRGAPSKKPSEESFNPNPELDKLAKAGAQRAAAQSETEHKIGLAVITILSFVTRFWGISHPNEVVFDEVHFGKFASYYLERTYFFDVHPPFGKLLFAFVGWLVGYDGHFHFDNIGDSYIANKIPYVAFRALPATLGALTVAVTYLIMWESGYSLPACVLAAGLLLLDNAHIGQTRLILLDATLVLAMACSLLFYIKWYKLRHEPFSRKWWKWLILTGFALSCDISVKYVGVFAFVTIGCAVVIDLWDLLNINRPGGAISMQEFGKHFAARAFGLIVLPFLFYLFWFQVHFAVLYRSGPGDDFMTPEFQETLSDNVMLANAIDIQYYDSITIRHKETKTYLHSHEDRYPLRYDDGRVSSQGQQITGYPYNDTNNYWEIWPADNNKTPGRIVKNHDLVRLRHVGTDKILLSHDVASPYYPTNQEFTAVTPEEALGKREKETLFEVRLEHGKKNQNFKSVAGHFKLIHNPSKVAMWTHTKPLPEWGYKQQEINGNKQIAPSSNVWIAEDIASLEADHPRRQKPERKVKSLPFLQKWFELQRAMFYHNSKLTSSHPYASHPYQWPFLLRGVSFWTQSETRQQIYFLGNPVGWWLASSLLAVYAGILLADQVSLRRGIDALDRRTRSRLYNSTGFFFLAWATHYFPFFLMGRQLFLHHYLPAHLASCLVAGALLEFIFNSEPAEEITIKDKKGPVSPRHHVTARERFSGQSMASAWIACGVVLALVVAGWYFFLPLTYGYPGLSVEAILRRKWLGYDLHFAK; the protein is encoded by the exons atggctcgAAGCTCCTCGCCTTCGCAGGGCAGCCTGCGACAGAGAGGCGCGCCATCAAAGAAACCCTCTGAAGAGTCCTTCAACCCCAACcctgagcttgacaagcttgctaAGGCTGGTGCTCAACGGGCCGCTGCCCAGAGCGAGACCGAGCACAAGATTGGTCTTGCCGTCATCACTATCTTGTCCTTCGTGACTCGATTCTGGGGTATCAGCCACCCTAACGAGGTTGTGTTTGACGAGGTGCACTTTGGAAAG TTCGCTTCCTATTACCTCGAGCGAACCTACTTCTTCGATGTCCACCCTCCTTTCGGCAAGCTCCTCTTCGCCTTTGTCGGCTGGCTGGTCGGTTACGATGGCCACTTCCACTTCGATAACATTGGTGACTCCTACATCGCGAATAAGATCCCCTACGTGGCTTTCCGAGCTTTGCCTGCCACCCTCGGCGCCCTGACTGTCGCCGTTACATACCTCATCATGTGGGAGTCTGGCTACAGTCTTCCCGCCTGTGTCCTCGCCGCCggtcttctccttcttgacaatgcCCATATTGGACAGACCCGACTTATCCTCTTGGATGCTACTCTCGTTCTCGCCATGGCTTGCAGTCTTCTTTTCTACATCAAGTGGTACAAGCTTCGACATGAGCCCTTCTCCCGCAAGTGGTGGAAGTGGCTTATCCTTACCGGTTTCGCTCTTTCTTGCGATATCTCGGTCAAGTACGTCGGTGTCTTTGCTTTCGTTACCATTGGCTGTGCCGTCGTTATCGACCTCtgggatcttctcaacatcaaccgcCCCGGCGGTGCTATTAGTATGCAAGAGTTCGGCAAGCACTTTGCTGCCCGTGCCTTTGGCCTGATCGTCCTGCCTTTCTTGTTCTACCTTTTTTGGTTCCAGGTTCACTTCGCTGTTCTCTACCGATCTGGTCCTGGTGACGACTTCATGACGCCCGAATTCCAGGAGACCCTTAGCGACAACGTCATGTTGGCCAATGCGATTGACATCCAGTACTACGACAGCATCACTATTCGACacaaggagaccaagacctACCTCCACAGTCACGAGGACCGCTACCCCCTTCGATACGACGACGGCCGTGTTTCCAGCCAGGGCCAGCAGATCACCGGCTACCCTTAcaatgacaccaacaactaCTGGGAGATCTGGCCCgctgacaacaacaagacgCCTGGCCGCATCGTCAAGAACCACGACTTGGTCCGTCTTCGCCACGTTGGTACTGACAAGATCCTCCTCTCTCACGATGTTGCCTCTCCTTACTACCCCACCAACCAGGAGTTCACAGCTGTCACACCTGAAGAGGCTCTCGGCAAGCGCGAGAAGGAAACCCTCTTTGAGGTTCGCCTTGAGcacggaaagaagaaccaaAACTTCAAGTCGGTTGCTGGTCACTTCAAGCTTATCCACAACCCAAGCAAGGTCGCTATGTGGACTCACACCAAGCCTCTGCCTGAGTGGGGTTACAAGCAGCAGGAGATCAACGGTAACAAGCAGATTGCGCCCAGCTCCAACGTCTGGATCGCCGAGGACATTGCTTCGCTTGAGGCCGATCACCCTCGTCGTCAGAAGCCCGAgcgcaaggtcaagtctcTTCCCTTCCTCCAGAAGTGGTTCGAGCTTCAGCGTGCTATGTTCTACCACAACAGCAAGCTCACCAGTAGCCACCCCTATGCCAGCCACCCTTACCAGTGGCCTTTCCTGCTCCGCGGTGTCAGCTTCTGGACTCAGAGTGAAACCCGCCAGCAGATTTACTTCCTTGGTAACCCAGTCGGTTGGTGGTTGGCCAGCAGTCTTCTCGCCGTGTACGCTGGTATTCTTCTTGCTGATCAGGTCTCTCTGCGCCGTGGAATTGATGCTCTCGACCGCC GTACCCGGTCTCGCCTGTATAACTCTaccggcttcttcttcttggcctgggcTACCCACTActtccccttcttccttATGGGACGACAGCTTTTCTTACATCATTACCTTCCAGCTcaccttgcttcttgtcttgtcgccggTGCTCTCCTTGAGTTCATCTTTAACTCAGAGCCTGCTGAGGAGatcaccatcaaggacaagaagggtCCTGTCAGCCCCAGGCACCACGTCACCGCCCGTGAGCGATTCTCTGGCCAGAGCATGGCTTCCGCTTGGATCGCTTGCGGTGTCGTTCTGGCTCTAGTCGTTGCTGGCTGGTATTTCTTCCTGCCCCTCACCTATGGTTATCCTGGCCTCTCCGTCGAGGCTATTCTCCGAAGGAAGTGGCTCGGATACGACCTGCACTTTGCCAAATAG